One genomic window of Meiothermus cerbereus DSM 11376 includes the following:
- a CDS encoding PP2C family protein-serine/threonine phosphatase codes for MPDTALQELENLSEALADCYDRTVWLEDLMVHSAQIASEADILALLLETAQKLACAGAAIWARGRWLQEVPSWLAALPAPAKRLQRREEALYAVAFPGGWLALWGRSRPFSAHDQRIVNALAQMIGVSLQRLEDQALRERLQLEEHERTLASQIWSTLVPNHLPAPAGYTLLSSFRPARDLGGDFQLALGSWRVLGDVSGKGLPAAMHSGLLSGLVPIALEQPDPPKALASAAAPLLERAGAFATLAMVSFGQDGRLSYVSFGHPPLLVRRLDGRVDAFGATAPPLGLFDPPPAAMRQLELKPGELLLVYTDGLIEADRGGELFGLERLRQLLEANPEPEEFLEALEVAMNGFEVRDDLGLHIYRYQGVGSCD; via the coding sequence ATGCCCGATACGGCTTTACAGGAACTGGAAAACCTCAGCGAAGCCTTGGCCGACTGCTACGACCGCACGGTGTGGCTCGAGGACCTGATGGTGCACTCGGCCCAAATCGCCAGCGAGGCCGATATTCTGGCGCTTCTTTTGGAAACCGCGCAGAAGCTTGCCTGCGCTGGGGCGGCCATCTGGGCGAGGGGGCGCTGGCTGCAGGAGGTGCCTTCGTGGCTGGCGGCCCTGCCCGCGCCGGCCAAGCGCCTGCAACGGCGCGAAGAAGCGCTTTACGCGGTGGCTTTTCCTGGGGGGTGGCTGGCCTTGTGGGGCCGCTCGAGGCCGTTTAGCGCCCACGATCAGCGCATTGTTAACGCGCTAGCCCAGATGATTGGGGTCTCGCTTCAGCGCCTGGAGGATCAGGCCTTGCGCGAGCGCCTGCAGCTGGAAGAGCACGAGCGCACCCTGGCCAGCCAGATTTGGAGCACGCTGGTGCCCAACCACCTGCCTGCCCCGGCGGGCTATACGCTGTTGAGCAGTTTCCGGCCCGCCCGCGACCTGGGAGGTGACTTTCAGCTGGCGCTGGGGAGCTGGCGGGTGCTGGGCGATGTCAGCGGCAAAGGATTGCCAGCGGCCATGCACAGCGGACTGCTCAGCGGCCTTGTCCCAATAGCCCTAGAGCAGCCCGACCCGCCGAAAGCGCTGGCGAGCGCGGCAGCACCTTTGCTCGAGCGGGCTGGGGCTTTTGCTACCCTGGCTATGGTCAGCTTTGGGCAGGACGGCCGGCTTTCATACGTCAGTTTTGGCCACCCACCCCTGTTGGTGCGCCGCCTCGATGGCAGGGTAGATGCCTTTGGAGCCACCGCCCCGCCCCTGGGGCTGTTTGACCCTCCTCCCGCGGCTATGCGGCAGCTCGAGCTAAAGCCAGGGGAGTTGTTGCTGGTGTACACCGATGGCCTGATTGAGGCCGACCGGGGCGGTGAGCTGTTTGGCCTGGAGCGCCTGCGCCAACTACTCGAGGCCAACCCCGAGCCCGAGGAGTTTTTGGAGGCCCTCGAGGTCGCGATGAACGGCTTTGAGGTGCGCGATGATTTAGGCCTGCACATTTACCGCTATCAGGGGGTGGGGTCTTGCGACTAG
- a CDS encoding STAS domain-containing protein yields the protein MHVERHDLDGQTIYALQGRFDAHQVPLLKSRLELGSRTVLDMAGVNFVDSSGLALLVNLFKRSREEGKTLLIRNLQDPVRLILEITGLLEILPIEA from the coding sequence ATGCACGTTGAGCGACACGATCTGGACGGTCAGACCATCTACGCTTTGCAAGGGCGCTTTGATGCCCACCAGGTTCCCCTGCTCAAAAGCCGACTGGAGCTCGGCTCCCGCACGGTGCTGGATATGGCAGGGGTCAACTTTGTGGACTCGAGCGGTCTGGCTTTGCTGGTTAACCTATTCAAACGTTCCCGCGAGGAAGGAAAAACCCTGTTGATTCGCAACCTGCAAGACCCGGTGCGCCTGATCCTGGAGATCACCGGACTGCTGGAGATTTTGCCCATTGAGGCTTGA
- a CDS encoding response regulator: MILAVDDEPHIRHVLRLVLQRAGHEVLVADNGREAVELWRDHPEVRLLITDLVMPGMSGFDLIRHVRQLSNLPILVLTASGEEQFEIEARQLGADAFLTKPFSREELLREVSRLLD; this comes from the coding sequence ATGATTTTAGCTGTTGACGACGAACCCCACATCCGCCACGTCCTGCGCCTGGTGCTGCAGCGGGCTGGCCACGAAGTGCTTGTGGCCGACAACGGCCGCGAGGCGGTAGAGCTATGGCGGGATCACCCGGAGGTGCGCCTGCTGATTACCGACCTGGTCATGCCTGGGATGAGCGGGTTCGACCTGATTCGCCACGTACGGCAGCTCTCCAACCTGCCCATTCTGGTGCTGACAGCCAGCGGCGAAGAGCAATTCGAAATCGAAGCGCGTCAACTGGGGGCGGATGCCTTTTTGACCAAGCCCTTTTCCCGCGAGGAACTGCTGCGCGAGGTGAGCCGGCTCCTCGACTAA
- a CDS encoding dolichyl-phosphate beta-glucosyltransferase, with protein MSYADFERWRDQECPNPKLSVVIPAYNESERILPTLGAFAVVISGMEPCWELILSDDGSVDGTANLVERLGWKNLRVLRHANTGKGGAVRRGVLAARGQRVLFADADNSTPIEELPRLLAKLDEGYDLAVGSRAAEGAKEENKSLVRHLASWGLRSLARWLSGVRLKDTQCGFKLFSRKAVQELFPRQRMMGFSFDLELLYLANRLGLKVAEVPVRWFDAPSSKVDPVKDSLKFLKDILAIRRLDREGAYQSPTTEVGN; from the coding sequence ATGTCCTACGCTGACTTTGAACGCTGGCGCGACCAGGAGTGCCCAAACCCAAAGCTGTCGGTTGTGATACCGGCCTACAACGAGTCCGAACGAATTCTGCCCACCCTGGGGGCTTTTGCGGTGGTGATTTCGGGGATGGAGCCGTGCTGGGAGCTCATCCTCTCCGATGATGGCTCCGTCGATGGTACCGCCAACCTGGTCGAGCGGCTGGGCTGGAAGAACCTGCGGGTTTTGCGCCACGCCAACACCGGGAAGGGCGGGGCGGTGCGCCGGGGGGTTCTGGCGGCCAGGGGGCAGCGGGTGCTTTTTGCCGACGCCGACAATTCCACCCCCATCGAGGAGCTTCCCCGCCTGCTGGCAAAGCTGGATGAAGGCTACGACCTGGCTGTGGGGTCTCGAGCCGCCGAAGGCGCTAAAGAAGAGAACAAAAGCCTGGTGCGGCACCTGGCCAGCTGGGGACTGCGCTCACTGGCCCGCTGGCTTTCAGGCGTGCGGTTGAAGGACACCCAGTGCGGCTTCAAGCTCTTTAGCCGTAAAGCGGTTCAGGAGCTGTTTCCACGCCAGCGTATGATGGGCTTTTCGTTTGACCTCGAGCTGCTCTACCTGGCCAACCGCCTGGGGCTCAAGGTGGCCGAGGTGCCGGTACGCTGGTTCGATGCCCCCAGTTCAAAGGTGGATCCTGTCAAGGACTCGCTCAAGTTCCTCAAGGACATCCTGGCAATTCGGCGGCTCGACCGGGAGGGGGCCTACCAGTCCCCCACCACGGAGGTGGGAAACTAG
- a CDS encoding STAS domain-containing protein codes for MISYEMISDTAARLVIEGRLDMQQAPGLRQILGEARDRGARDLRLSMSAVEFMDSAGLAALVSGLKQAKNNGGSLIIENPSPAVRKVLELTLLDKVIPIEEGA; via the coding sequence GTGATTAGTTATGAGATGATTTCCGATACTGCAGCTCGGTTGGTGATAGAAGGACGACTGGACATGCAGCAAGCCCCTGGTTTGCGCCAGATCCTGGGAGAAGCCCGCGACCGGGGCGCTCGGGATCTTCGGCTGAGCATGAGCGCGGTGGAGTTCATGGACTCCGCGGGTCTGGCAGCCCTGGTTTCCGGGCTTAAACAGGCCAAAAACAATGGAGGTAGCCTGATTATCGAGAATCCGAGCCCGGCGGTGCGGAAGGTGCTCGAGCTAACCCTTCTGGACAAGGTGATTCCCATTGAAGAGGGCGCATGA
- a CDS encoding ATP-binding protein, with protein sequence MRLVLTLPARTDSLEPLSDFLRAWGLDILEELAVSELVTNATVHGRARCFRVRIDSRCKQVWLLDDGVPFNPLEGPVRPMGEMREGGYGMAIVHKVVRGMRYRRKGSWNCLTLEFGEVER encoded by the coding sequence TTGCGACTAGTTCTGACCCTGCCAGCCCGCACCGACTCCCTCGAGCCGCTGTCGGACTTTTTGCGTGCCTGGGGACTGGATATTTTGGAGGAGCTGGCCGTGAGTGAGCTGGTAACCAACGCTACCGTGCACGGGCGGGCCCGTTGTTTCCGTGTGCGCATAGATTCGAGGTGTAAGCAGGTGTGGCTGCTCGACGATGGCGTTCCTTTCAATCCCCTCGAGGGGCCGGTGCGGCCCATGGGGGAGATGCGCGAGGGGGGGTACGGGATGGCAATTGTACACAAGGTCGTGCGCGGGATGCGGTACCGTAGGAAAGGCAGTTGGAATTGCCTTACGCTTGAGTTTGGGGAGGTGGAAAGGTGA
- a CDS encoding glycosyltransferase, producing MHLALVTTYPPSQGTLVEYGAHLARVFAAKPEVERVTVLADRLPTGVDAPSDPPNVRRVWAFGSPINSLRLARTLQQLQPDAVIFNLQFASFGGSAIPAALGLLAPGMARALGIPTITLLHNLFETIDLRQAGYAQNPLKERVLRAGGRIFTRLLLQSHLVATTMPTYVEILRREYGAKNVFLAPHGAFEDPGPPPPLPEAKRVLAFGKFGTYKRLETLLEAHQLLLKRDPSVELVVAGTNSPNAPGYLEGLRAVYGDIPGVTYTGYVPEEEVARVFTEAYVVAFPYTATTGSSGVLHQAGQYARPAVMPRIGDLAELVEAEGYRAEFFSPGDVGGLAEALWRLFSDRAYAQQMGQANYRASVGVLLEDVADWYLLHFERLRRKHAR from the coding sequence ATGCACCTTGCACTCGTTACCACCTATCCCCCCAGCCAGGGCACCCTGGTGGAGTATGGGGCCCACCTGGCGCGGGTTTTTGCAGCCAAACCCGAGGTCGAGCGCGTGACCGTGCTGGCCGATCGGCTACCCACAGGGGTGGACGCCCCCTCCGACCCCCCTAATGTTCGCCGGGTCTGGGCTTTTGGTAGCCCGATTAATTCGCTACGGCTGGCTCGCACCCTTCAGCAACTCCAACCGGATGCCGTAATCTTCAACCTCCAGTTTGCCAGCTTTGGTGGCTCTGCGATTCCGGCTGCGCTGGGCTTGCTGGCACCAGGTATGGCGCGGGCGCTGGGCATTCCAACCATTACCCTACTGCACAACCTCTTCGAAACCATTGATTTGCGTCAGGCGGGGTATGCACAGAACCCCCTGAAGGAGCGGGTACTGCGGGCTGGGGGTAGGATTTTTACCCGACTTCTTTTGCAAAGCCACCTGGTGGCTACCACCATGCCCACCTACGTAGAGATTTTGCGGCGCGAATACGGGGCTAAGAATGTGTTTCTGGCCCCCCACGGGGCCTTTGAAGACCCTGGCCCCCCACCGCCCTTGCCCGAGGCCAAGCGGGTGCTGGCCTTTGGCAAGTTTGGTACCTACAAGCGCTTGGAAACCCTGTTGGAAGCACATCAACTGCTGCTAAAGCGCGACCCGAGCGTGGAACTGGTGGTCGCAGGTACCAACTCGCCCAACGCACCCGGCTACCTCGAGGGCCTGCGGGCGGTTTACGGGGATATCCCTGGGGTGACCTACACCGGCTATGTGCCCGAGGAGGAGGTGGCGAGGGTCTTTACGGAGGCCTATGTGGTGGCTTTCCCCTATACCGCTACCACCGGCTCCTCTGGGGTGCTGCACCAGGCGGGACAGTATGCCCGGCCCGCGGTTATGCCGCGCATCGGCGACCTGGCCGAACTGGTGGAGGCCGAGGGCTACCGGGCCGAGTTTTTCTCGCCGGGCGATGTAGGGGGATTGGCCGAGGCCCTGTGGCGGCTATTTAGCGACCGAGCGTATGCCCAGCAGATGGGGCAGGCCAACTACCGCGCCTCGGTGGGGGTTTTGCTCGAGGACGTAGCGGACTGGTACCTGCTGCACTTTGAACGCCTGAGGAGGAAACATGCACGTTGA